ATTTGCAGTGTTATGCTGTCGGGAATTTACTTGAAGCTTTTGAGTTTTTTACTAGCGAAGATAAGGAAAAATTCAGAATAAACTATAATGAAAATATTTTTAATTCTTTAATCAAAATCAATAATAAAAGTTATATAAAAAATACAAATTACCCACTAGATTTTATAGACATTAGGGGTCAAGAACAAGCAAAATTAGCTTGTAAAATAGCAGCTTTAGGAATGCACAATATTATGCTAGAAGGCTCACCTGGAAGTGGTAAAAGTATGTGCGCTAAAAGGCTAGTTTATATAATGCCACCACTTAGCGTTGATGAGATTTTAGAAAATAATGCTTATAGGAGCTTAAATGGTGAGAAGCTTGATTTTTCGTCTATTAGAAGCTTTAGAAGTCCGCATAGAAGCTCAACTATTAGCTCAATTTTAGGTGGTGGGACTAAAAATGCTAGGATAGGCGAAATTGCTTTGGCAAATAATGGGGTTTTGTTTTTTGATGAATTTACTTATTTTAATAAGCAAATTATAGAAAGCCTAAGAGAGCCTTTAGAAGATAATCTAATCAATATTTCAAGGGTTAATTCAAAAATATCTTATAAAACTAAATTCTTATTCATATCAGCCTTAAATCCTTGCCCTTGCGGAAATCTCTTTAAAAAAGAGCAAAATTGCAAATGCCTTGAGCGTGATATTATAAGGTATAAAAGCAAGATTTCAGAGCCGATTTATGATAGAATTGATTTATATGTGGCGGTTGATGAGGTTGATATGAACGCAAAAGCAAGTGTTAGTAGCAAGGATTTAGCTGATGAGATTTTAAAGGCTTTTATCTTTCAAAAAGAGATAAGAAAGCAAGATGAATTTAATGGTAAATTAAGCGATGAAGATATTAAAAAATACTGCATTTTAGAAGATAGTGCAAGAGATATTTTTAACAAAGCTATTAATAATTATCATTTAAGTGCTAGGGCTGCTAATAAGGTTTTAAAGGTTGCTAGGTCTTTGGCTGATTTTGAAGAGAGATTAAAAATAAACGAAAAAGATATAAAAATAGCTTTATCTTTTAGATATAGAGCAAAACATTAGATTTTGATTTTAAATTCTTTAGTTTTAAAGAATTTAAAATTAGTAGTTAAAGTTAAATCAATAATCTAACAATTGATTATCACATACAATACTTTTCATACCTTTTAAAGCAGAGAATAAATTAATTTTTCTTTTTGTTATATAAATTATATTTTTCTAAATCAAGATTTTCTTTAGATATAACTTCGTTAAAATCTCTTTCAAGTTCTTGAATTAATTTTTAGCTTTTTGTATTGCTGATACTAAGTTTTGATAAGAGTAATTTGTTTCATCTTTTTTTATTAATTCACAATAATCGTCCAAAAGATATAACAAGCTTTGAAATTATTTATGATTTCGTGCTTTTTGGCAAATTTTTGTCCCATATTTTTAGTATTTTTAGCTCATTATTTTGCTTAAAAATTTTTGTGATTCTAAAATAATAAATAATTAAATTCCTTAAAAATTGGTTTTAATAATTTTATTTTTAAGCTTTTATTAAGAGTGGGGGGGGGTATTATTATATTTTTAAAATTATTTTAGGAGATATTATGAAAAAATTAGTTTTTTCGTTAATTTGTGTAAATGCTTTTGCAAGCAATTTTGTTGGTTTTGGTTTTTATGGTTCGAATGCTGATACTAAAAATGCTGAAGGTTTTGATATAGAAGATAAAGGAATTTATCACTATGAAATATATGCAAATAAATTTTATAGTGAAGGTGAAAATAATTTCGTTTATGATGCAAAATTAGGATATTCACATTACAAAAGCAATATTAAAGCTATTGAAGAAAATGTAGAAGTTAAGGCTAGTGTAAAGGTAAAAGCATTTAGTTTACAAGCTTTAGCTGGATACGGAATCTTGGTTGGCAATGATGTATCTTTGTCATTTTTAGGTGGTCTAGGTTATGAAAACGCAAAATATACTGCTAGTAACTTTAGTGCAACACTTGGTAATGCTACTACAATAGTAGATTTAAGCTCTAGTGAAAAAGATAATTCAATGTTTTTAAAGGCTGGTGTTGCAGCTAGAAAACAATTTGAGAATAATTTTACAATGAGCAGTGGTGTATATCTTAAATATTTTGCAAAAAAAGTAGATTTTACAAAACGCTTTTCGCCTGAAGTTGATTTAAGACTTGGTTATACTTTTGCAAATAATACTTATGCAGGAGTAAAATTTGGCTATGAAAATACTTTATTCGGTCATGGTGGTAAAGCTGGTTTTGAACTAAGCTATAAATTTTAAAATTTACTCAAGCCTTTAAAGGTTTGAGTAAAAATATTTTAATAATCAATTAGCTCTACATAAACTTGCTCTTTATCATCTGTGTAATAAGTTTTATATTTTATTGTAGTTTCGTTTTCTCCACCATTCACAACTATGCCTTTTATCTTGCCATCTGTTATTTTACTGCTTAATTCATTTGGCATAGTTGGATAAACAAATTTCAAATTAGCATTACAATATCTTACTCTATCATCTTCGTTTTTTAGTGTTACAAAGCTAGAAAAATCCATCTTAACATTAGTGCTTACATATTTTATTATTTGATTCAATAAATCAATTACGGGTTTATAAGCATTTGCTGCGTAGCTTTCAGCAAAATTACCATTATATGAATAATCATAATCTTTAAACTCTCGCACTTTAATTATCGTATTTTCTACTTCATCTTGAAATGCTTTAATAACGCCATATTTAAATATTACTTCAGGAGCATTTTCTCTTATAAGCTCTTCTAGGGCTTCAAGTGCTACTTCATCATTGCATTTTGGTGTATTATCAAAAAAAGAAAAATTAAAAGCACTTAAATATGTGTTTAAAAATAAACTAATTATTATTTTTTTCATTGTTACTCCTATTATCTTCAAATATTTTTGCAATAGCTTGAGAGATATTTTCATTATTTGGGTTATTGTCTAATATAAATAATTTTAAAAACTCAACGCCAAAATGCGATGGGAAAATAAAATAACAATCATTGTGAAAATTATTCTTAGGAAAATAATTTGTCCTTATCCCTATTGATAATTCACCCTTATTTGTCTGTGCTTCACCGACTACTACTTCAAAATATTTATCTTTATAAATTAGTTTGAAAGGATAGTTTTTACTATCAATAAAAGGCTTTTTAATTTGCATTTCTTGCCCTTACTAAGTCTATGATATTATTAACCTTTTCTAAGTTTTTATTTCTTAAAATTGCACCTATTATAAATAAATCAAATAGGCACCAAAAAGCAATGAATTTGTCTAAATCTAAAATACCCGATATCTCTGGATTTATTTCCTTGAGATTAGATGCTATTATTAATAAAATTAATTTCATACAACCTACCGAAAACATATTAATTCTAAACCAAGCTACACCATAACAACCTAATAATAGATTATAAAGCCAAAAGCAAGTAACAGGACTATCAAGCTTGTCTTTTTTTAGTATTTTAGCAACTTCGTTAAGCTCTGTCTCGCTTAAACTTTCTAGTTTTTTTAATAATTCTTCATTACTCATAATAGGTTCTGATGACTTTATATTTTTTATGAGAAATTTTCTAAATCTACCTATTTTTTTAGGCAACTTGTCTTGAATTGAAGAGAATAAAATCGTCGCATTCATTTTTAATCCTTTTAAAATAAAATAAAAACGAGATAATACCCCCCCCCATTCTTAATTTATGCTTAAAACTATTTAAAATGCTTAAAAAAAATTGTAGAATTTGAAATAGGAATTTGAATTTTCCTATTTCGTAAGATTTATATAAATTTTACTTTTTCGTTAAATGAAAATCTCATTTTTTTATGTTTTGGTTGTCCGTTTGCTCTATAGCCAAAAGTTAAAACTAAAGCACAAAACTCATCTTTTGGTAAAAATTCTTCATTAATCGGTGCTTCATCGTATCCTCCGATAATGCAAGAATCAACGCCTAAAGTATGAGCACAATTTACCATATTTGTAGCTGCTATATAACATTGTAAAGCTCCATATTCGTGAGCGTTTCTAGTTTCTAAACGCTTTAGATAAGGCGAATATAATTCATAAACTTTATCAAAATCTTCTCTTCTTTTAAGCGCATTTTGAACTACGCCACCCTTTGGGTCAAAATTATTTTTTGCAGCTACAATTACAGCAAAAGCACAAGTTTCAAATTGTCTTTTAGAATTACAAAATTGTTTTAATTTTTCAATGTTTTCAGGATTTTGTAAAACATAAAAAGTCCAAGGCTCAAGCCCTAATGAGCTAGGGCTTAAAACTCCAGCTTCTAAAATAACATTGATTTTTGCTTGAGAAACTTTTTCGTTATTAAATTCTTTACAAGCAAAACGAGTTTTTAATAAGTGCAAATAATTCATTCTTCGTCCTTTCTAGCTTTTTTTTGAGCTAATATATTTTCTTTATTATCTTCTATTAATAATCTATTTCTTTCTATTAGCTTCATTGCTTCGTTTAATTTATCATCAATTACTGATATTTTTTGTTTTAATAGATTTATTCTTGCGTTGAAATATTGCGTAATTAAAAATGCTATCAGTAAAAATACGATTAGTATAACTAGTAAATACAAGCTTCCCATTTTAATCCTTTATATCAATATAAAATATTGTTTTATTTTCTATATTTTCTATATTTATTACAGAAAAATTAGTATAAATCATATTAGATAATTCTTTAATATTAGTAATATTATTTTGTGCTAATAGCCTTAAAACCCTGCCACGATAGACTTTTGAACTATGAGATAATTGCTTATTATTTTTCATAAAAATAAAAGTTGCGTGTGGAATTTGAATTTGATAATAGTCTTTATAAATATCAGCTCTAAGGTCAATTGCAAATTCTTTTATTATTTCATTTAGATTATTTGTTGTATCTTTTAAATATTCTTTAGCTTGGTTGATTTTGTTTAATTTCACCCCTTGTTTGAGTTTATAAAATGGTATCTCATCATTTGCAAGAATAGGTCCAAAAAGGTTGGAAAATATAATTACATTATCATCAATATATGTTTTTTCTTCATTACTTAAACTATTGTAATCTAATTCTTTATAGCTAAC
This is a stretch of genomic DNA from Campylobacter sp. RM12651. It encodes these proteins:
- a CDS encoding NAD(P)H-dependent oxidoreductase, with the translated sequence MNYLHLLKTRFACKEFNNEKVSQAKINVILEAGVLSPSSLGLEPWTFYVLQNPENIEKLKQFCNSKRQFETCAFAVIVAAKNNFDPKGGVVQNALKRREDFDKVYELYSPYLKRLETRNAHEYGALQCYIAATNMVNCAHTLGVDSCIIGGYDEAPINEEFLPKDEFCALVLTFGYRANGQPKHKKMRFSFNEKVKFI
- the yaaA gene encoding peroxide stress protein YaaA, which translates into the protein MKILFSPSEEKINSLNACNIDELKIFFTNLNLDNLSIKSQFRKSYIKEYINHFDNLELIFGVKNTQNILNNFSNKLYKAIILYQGVSYKELDYNSLSNEEKTYIDDNVIIFSNLFGPILANDEIPFYKLKQGVKLNKINQAKEYLKDTTNNLNEIIKEFAIDLRADIYKDYYQIQIPHATFIFMKNNKQLSHSSKVYRGRVLRLLAQNNITNIKELSNMIYTNFSVINIENIENKTIFYIDIKD
- a CDS encoding YifB family Mg chelatase-like AAA ATPase; protein product: MKNIKSAIYTNELNIINIEAMMSKGLPAFNIVGLASTSIKESVDRIKSAFANLDDFTMPCKKIVINLSPSDIPKNGSYFDLAIALLVYFYEKDLDNDYYVFGELGLNGDIKSTSGLFSILLFLARFKPNSKVLVPKDLANEVSLIYNLQCYAVGNLLEAFEFFTSEDKEKFRINYNENIFNSLIKINNKSYIKNTNYPLDFIDIRGQEQAKLACKIAALGMHNIMLEGSPGSGKSMCAKRLVYIMPPLSVDEILENNAYRSLNGEKLDFSSIRSFRSPHRSSTISSILGGGTKNARIGEIALANNGVLFFDEFTYFNKQIIESLREPLEDNLINISRVNSKISYKTKFLFISALNPCPCGNLFKKEQNCKCLERDIIRYKSKISEPIYDRIDLYVAVDEVDMNAKASVSSKDLADEILKAFIFQKEIRKQDEFNGKLSDEDIKKYCILEDSARDIFNKAINNYHLSARAANKVLKVARSLADFEERLKINEKDIKIALSFRYRAKH
- a CDS encoding autotransporter outer membrane beta-barrel domain-containing protein; translation: MKKLVFSLICVNAFASNFVGFGFYGSNADTKNAEGFDIEDKGIYHYEIYANKFYSEGENNFVYDAKLGYSHYKSNIKAIEENVEVKASVKVKAFSLQALAGYGILVGNDVSLSFLGGLGYENAKYTASNFSATLGNATTIVDLSSSEKDNSMFLKAGVAARKQFENNFTMSSGVYLKYFAKKVDFTKRFSPEVDLRLGYTFANNTYAGVKFGYENTLFGHGGKAGFELSYKF